The sequence below is a genomic window from Oscillospiraceae bacterium.
ACGTGACCCCCTACGAGTGCCTGACCTACACCGTGGGCCTGCTCCAGGCGGGCGGCAAGTCCAATATCATCCCGGAGTCCCTGCGCTTCGCCGGGCTGGCCCGGTTCTTCGACATGGAGGCCTGCGGCGAACCCTTCCGCCGGGAGTTCGAGCACATCGTGGCCTCCTGCTGCGCCACCTACCGCTGTACGGCGGAGTACGGCTACCTCACCGGGCCCACCATCCCCGTGGTCAACCACCCGGACTGCGCCGCCATGGCGCGGCGGGCCGTCTCCGCCTGCCTGGGGCCGGACGCCCTGGCCGCGGCCGAGCCCTGGATGGCCTCGGAGAGCATGGCCTTCTACAACTACTTCTACCCCGGCGTGCTGCTGTTTCTGGGCATCCGGGACGGGGAGAAGGGCATGGGGGCCGAGCACCACAACGGGAAATTCGACCTGGACAGCGGCCTTCTGTGGCGGGGGGTGGCCGCCGAGGTGGCCTACGCCCTGGAGTTTTTGAACGGCGGCGCGCCCATCTCCTTCACCCCGCCGGACCGGCGCCCCGAGGACCTGGCCCGCCTGTACTGCTAGAAAGGAAGCGAAACGATGACCTACAACTTCGACCAGCCCATCGACCGCTGGGGCACCAACAGCGCCAAATGGGACTTTATGCCCTACCTTAAGCCCGGGGCCGACGAGGCCACCCTCCCCATGTGGATCGCGGACATGGACTTCCCCTGCCCGCCCCCGGTGGTGCAGGCCGTACATGAGCGCGCCGACCGGCAGATCTTCAGCTACAGCTCCTACCTGTCCCCCCGGTACTTCCGGGCCGTGTGCGGCTGGTTCCAGCGGCGCTTCGGCTTCTATGTGAACAGCCGGGACATCATGATGACCCGGGGCGTGGTGGACGCCATCAAGACCGTCATCCTCGCCCTCACCCGGCCGGGGGACGGGGTGGTCATCCAGATGCCGGTCTATTACCCCTTCTTCCACACCATCAACGAGACCGGGCGGAAGGTGGCGGACAGCCCCCTGGTGAATACGGACGGCTATTATACCATCGATTTTGACGATTTGGAATCAAAATTGGCCGACCCGGCCAACACGCTGATGGTCTTCTGCTCCCCCCACAACCCGGTGGGCCGGGTGTGGACCCAGGAGGAGCTGCGCCGGGTGGGCGAGCTGTGCCAGAAGCACGGCGTGCCCCTGGTCAGCGACGAGATCCACTGGGACTTCGTCCGCGCGGGGCAGCGCCACGTCCCCATCGCCTCCCTCTTCCCCAAGTGGAAGGACGTGATTACCTGCACCGCCCCCAGCAAGACCTTCAACCTGGCGGGCATGTACCTGTCCAACATCGTGGTGCCCAACCCGGAGCACCGCAAACGCATCGAGGCGCTGGGCATGAGCACCTCCATGGCCAACCCCCTGGCCATCGCCGCCACCCAGGCCGCCTACGAGCAGTGCGACGGCTGGGTGGACCAGCTCAACGCCTATCTGGACGGCAACTTCGCCTTTATGGCCGAATTTTTGCAAAAACGCCTGCCCAAGGCCAAATTCCGCGTGCCCGAGGGCACCTACCTGGCCTGGGTGGACGTGTCCGCCTACTGCGGCGACACCGCCAGGCTGGAGCTGGATCTGGTGAAGGACGCGGGGGTCATGCTGGAGTGCGGGGACACCTTCGGCCCGTCGGGCGAGGGCTTTCTGCGCATCAACTGCGCCTGCCCCCGCGCCCAGCTGGAGCAGGCCCTGGACCGCACCTGCGCCTATCTCAGCCGGGTGAGGCCCGGCGATCCCCTGCGCCCCTTCCCCTACGACACCCCCTGGGAAAAGGGGCTGTCCATGCGGGCCGGGGACGGGCGGAAGAAGGTCTTCCTCTTCCTGCGCTACTGGGGCTGCACGGTCTGCCAGCTGGACATGGGGGCGTACCGGGAGGCGGCGGCGGACTTCGCCGCCAAAGACGCCGACGTGTACTTCTTCCTCCAGAGCGACCCCGCCCTCATCGCCGCCCAGGAGCCCGCCCCCCTGCCCTGCCCCATCGTCTGCGACCCGGAGCGGCGGATCTTTGAGCTGTACGCCGTCCGCCCCGCCCTGAGCTTCCAGCGCCTGGCCTCCCCGGGGGCGCTGGGCAAGATGCAGGCGGCCGCCGGGACGGGTATTCGCGGCGGCAGGGAGGAGGGTCACCCCCTCCAGCTCCCCGCCGCGCTCTGCTTCGACGGGGCGGGCAGGTGCGTCTATTCCCACTACGGGCGGGACGCGGGGGATCTCCCGTCCCCCGAAGAACTGCTGGAAACGCTGTAAGGAGGAGTTGCGACGATGTCTGTGACCGTACTGTATTTCAGCCCCAACGGCACCACCAAGGAGCTGGCCCTCCGCCTGGGCAAGGGCCTGGGCGCGGAGCAAACCGTGGATCTGACCCCCTTTGACGCCCGTTACCGGACGTACTGCTTCGGGGAGGGGGACGTGGCGGTGTTCGCCTTCCCCTCCTACTACGACCGCCTGCCGCCCGTCTGGAACGAGATTTTCCCCCGCCTGGAGGGGGGCGGCGCCCGGGCCGTGGGGCTTATTTCCTTCGGCAACAACCACTACGAGACCGCCCGGGCCGAGCTGCACCAGTGCCTTGCCCGGCGGGGCTTCCGGGTGGTGGGCCTGGGGGCCTTCGTGGCCGCCCACTGCATCATGCGCGGGGTGGCCAAGGGCCGGCCCAACCGGGAGGATCTGGCCCAGGTGGACGCCTTCGCCGCCGCCCTGGCGGAGAAGCTGGCCCAGGACGGCGCACCCCTGCCGCCCCCGGAGGATTTGGTGCTCCACGAGCTGATGGACACCCCTCTGGCCCCCACCGCCGACGACACCTGCATCTACTGCATGGCGTGCGCTAAGGCCTGCCCCGTGCGGGCCATCAACCCCAAGGACCCCATGGATACCGACGCCATGCGCTGCATCCTGTGCCACCGCTGCACCCGGGTGTGCCCCCTGGACTGCCGCAAGGTGCGCAGCGAGGAGTTCCAGGGCAAAATGGGGGTGCTCAAGGCCATGCTGATGCAGCAGGGCCGGGAAAACGAGACGATTCTCTGAGGCTGAAAAACGGAAAAATGATACGCCCGGACCGCAGAGGGTCCGGGCGTATCATTTTTCCTTGACTTTAATAATATGATAGTGTATATTTAATTTTGTTAAAGTCATTGTGGAAGGAGGGCTTTCTATTTCCGTTACACTGGTGCCCGGCTGGATGGCCGATCTGGAGGACGAGGACGTGTCCTTCATCCGCAATTTCCTGCTCGCCTCCGGCTCCCTCAAGGAGGTGGCCGCCCAGTACGCCGTCACCTACCCCACGGTGCGGCTGCGGCTGGACCGGCTGATCCAAAAAATACGCCTGAGCGAGGAGCAGGAGCAGGACCCCTACGTGGGGCTCATCAAGCGCCTGGCGGTCAACGACAAAATCGACTTCGAGGCCGCCAAGCTGCTCATCCAGGAGTACCGCAAAAAGCAAAAGGAGGAATTCCCCCATGGCAATCGCTAGTCTGCTGTTCCTGTTATTTTTGTTTATCCCCGGCACGGCCCTCTTCGCCCTGCTCCAATGGGTGCTCTGCCGCCTGGACAGCCCCTGGCCCGGGTGGATTCTGCCCATCTGCTCCGGGGCGTCTTCCCTGTTCCTGACGCTGCTGCTTCTGCTCAACTCGGCCGGGAGCGCGGCGCAGATCGCCCTGTTCGTGCTCCTCCTCCTGGTGGTCTTCAACCTCCCCACCCTGGTTTACCTGCTCATCTACCGCGCCGTGCGGCGGGGCAAGGTGCGCAGGCAGGATATGGACCGTATGAACATACAGGATTTATAAAAATACCGTCAGAGAAACACGCCTTAGGCGGATAAGGCGTACCTTTCAGATTAGAAAATGTGGAGGAATTGTATAATGGCACTTAATCTTGTGGGATGGAATGTCGTTTTGGATTCCAATCACGCGGACGAGTTGTCCGCATTTTATGAAAAATTGCTTGGCTGGACGCGGTTCAAGGGTGAAGAATATACAGTCTTAGTAAATTTGAAACAAACGGGAACGCCAACTTGGATTACCATTCAACAGGCGGATGATTATGTGCCGCCCGTGTGGCCTGCGACGCTGGATACGCAGCAGCAAATGGCGCATCTGGATTTTCACGTTCAGGATGTGGAGGAAGGGGTGAAATATGCCTTGTCGTGCGGCGCAAGCATATCAGAGTACCAATATGATGACCGTTGGCGGGTGATGATTGACCCTGCGGGACATCCGTTTTGTATACTGCCTCCGATTATGCCTTGGATGTGAGAATTGAAGCCCGTTAACTAAAAGTTTATGGGGTTCGTTGAATGCGCCCTATTGGCAGAATGCGCAGCTCAGCGCACCCGGACGGCCAGGGGCCAGCCGGAGGCGGTGTAGAACAGCAGCGAGGGGTACTTCGCCTCCCGGGCGGCCTGGGCGAAGACGTAGGCGGTCAGCAGGGCCAAATCCCGCTCGTAGCCCTCCCGGTCCGGGTCGTCCGCCCACCCGTCCTGCTCCAGGGGGCCGCGGTAGCCGTCCAGCCAGATCCCCTCCTCGGTGCGGGTGAGCTCCCGCTTCCAGTACACCCGCTCCTCCGGACCCTTGAAGTTGACCTTCACCCCGGTGCAGCAGGTGGCGAAGCAGCGCTCCGGCTCCGCCCGGAACAGCAGCTCCCGGGCGGGGTAGAGGGCCGCCAGCACCGGGGTGAGGCGCTCCAGGTAGTCCTCCGGGTCGAAGGCGCGGCCGTACTTCTCCCGGAAGGCGCGGGGCATCCGGGGCAGCTCCGCCCCCGGCTCGTCCAGCCAGAGGTAGAGCTTCCCCGCCAGGGCCTCCAGGGCCGTGGTGGTGAACTCGTTGTTTTTCGTCTTTTCCGGCAGGCCCTCCGGCGGGTGGGACAGCACGCCGGGCAGGCGCTCGATTTTCAGCTCTCCCATTGCTCTAGTAGGTGTGCACGCAGATCTCTTTGATCTTGGCCTCCAGGCTGCGCAGATCCTCAAAGGCCGCGGGCCGCCAGCCCGGATTGCGCAGCAGGGCCGCCGGGTGGTACATGGCGGTCATCTGCACCCCCGCCTTCTCCACCCACTGGCCGTGTTCCTTGGTTATTTTGAAATCCTCCCGGATCAGCTTCATGGCCGCGATCCGCCCCAGGCAGACGATGATCTTGGGCTTAATCAGCGCCACCTGGCTACGCAGGTAGCCGATGCAGGCCTCCTGCTCCACGTTCAGGGGATCCCGGTTCTGGGGCGGGCGGCATTTGACCATGTTGCCGATGAAGATCTTGGAGCGGTCCAGGTCGATGATGCCCAGCATATCGTCCAGCAGCTTGCCCCCCTTGCCCACGAAGGGCCTGCCGGACAGGTCCTCCTGCTCCCCGGGGCCCTCGCCGATGAACATGACCTCCGCGTCCCTGGCCCCCTCCCCGAACACCACGTTGTGCCGGGTCTCGGCCAGGGCGCATTTCTGGCAGGACATGCACTCGGCGTACAGCTCGTCCCAATTTTTCATGAAAATTTCTCCTTTGCGCGTTTCTTGCCGCCTATTCTACCATAAGAGCGCCCCAAATGCAAAAATACCGTCTTGTGAAAAATGACGGTTGACTTTTCGTGGAACGGCGCATATACTACGTGCAATAAAAGCAATGACGAAGACCGCCCGACCAGACGTCCGACAGAGAATCCGGGTCACCGACTGAGAGCCCGGTACGGAACGAGGGAGGCGCGCAACACTTCCGAGCCCGCGGCGCGAGCCCTGCCACGCAGGGGGTAGCTCCGCGCGTCGCCCCGCGTTAAGGGTATGAGAGGCCGCGCCCCAGGCGCGGCAAGCTCCGGGTGGTACCGCGGTTGATTCCGTCCCGGGACTGCGTATGCAGTCCCGGGACGTTTTCTATTTATTTTGATTGGAAAGGGTGATAGGGCAATGGAATTCAGAACAGCGGCCAGAGCGGAAACCGGCAAAATAGGGGGCGGCCTGAATAACGGGCCCGTCACCGTGCACGGCATGGTCCACGCGCTGCGGGACATGGGGGGCTTCGCCTTCCTCACCCTGCGGCAGCGGGACGGGACGCTCCAGTGCGTGTGCCCCGGCGGCATGGACCTGGACGGGGCCTGCGAGGAGTGCGCCGTGGAGCTGGAGGGCGTGATGCGCCGGGAGGGGCGCGCCCCCGGCGGGTACGAGCTGGAGGCCCGGGGCATCCGGGTGCTCTCCCGCCCGGCGGCCCCCCTGCCGGTGCCCGTGTCCAAGCACCGGCTGAACCTGAACCTGGACACCGAGCTGGGCCTGCGCAGCGTGGCGCTGCGCAACCTGCGCAGGCGGGCGGTCTTCCGGCTCCAGGCGGGGCTGTGCTGGGCCTTTCGGGACTACCTGCAGGCCCGGGAGTTTACCGAGATCCACACGCCCAAAATCGTCCGCGCCGGGGCGGAGGGCGGCTCCAACATCTTCCGGCTGGACTATTTCGGCCGCAGGGCCTATCTCGCCCAGTCCCCCCAGTTCTACAAGCAGACCATGGTGGGGGTGTATGAGCGGGTGTTCGAGGCGGCCCCCGTGTTCCGGGCCGAGAAGCACGCCACAGTCCGCCACCTGAACGAGTACACCTCCCTGGACCTGGAGCTGGGCTTTATCGACAGCTTCTACGACCTCATCGACCTGGAGACCGGCTTTTTGCAGTACGCCATGTCCCTGCTGGGGCGGGAGTACGCCGCCGAGCTGGCGCTGCTGGACGTCACCCTGCCCCGGGTGGAGCGCATCCCCTGCGTGCGCTTCGACGAGGCCAAGCGCCTGGCCGCGGAGGCCTACGGCCGCCCCATCCGGGACCCCTGCGACCTGGAGCCCGAGGAGGAGCACAACATCGGCCGCTACGCCAAGGAGGCCTGGGACAGCGACTTCGTGTTCGTGACCCACTACCCCGGCAGGAAGCGCCCCTTCTACGCCATGGACGACCCGGACGACCCCCGCTATACCCTGTCCTTTGACCTGCTGTTCCGGGGTATGGAGGTGACCACAGGGGGCCAGCGCATCCACGATTACCAGGCCCAGGTGGAGAAGCTGCGCGCCCGCGGCATGGACCCGGCGGACTTTGAGAGCTACCTCATGATCCACAAATACGGCATGCCGCCCCACGGCGGGCTGGGCATCGGCCTGGAGCGGCTGACCATGGGGCTGTGCGGCCTGGAGAACATCCGCCAGGCCAGCCTTTTCCCCCGGGACCGCAGCCGGCTGGAGCCATAAAAGGAGGCGTTTTGAATGAAAATTACCAAAGACATGGTGGACTATATCTCCGCCCTCGCCCGGCTCAGCCTGCCGGAGGAGGAAAAAGCCCGCGTGGCGGGCGAGCTGGAGCGGATTGTGGACTATATGGACGTGCTGAACACCCTGGACACCGAGGGCGTGGAGCCCATGAGCCACGTCTTTCCCCTGAAGAACGTGACGCGCCCGGATACGGCGGAGCCCTCCACGGACCGCGCACTCCTGCTGCAAAATGCGCCGGTGCCCGACGAGGCGGCCTTCCTGGTCCCCAAGGCCGTGGAATAGGGGGGAAACAGAATGGATTTGTATCAATTGACCGCCCTGGAGCTGGCGGGGCAGCTGAAATCGGGCGGGGTTGCCCCGGAGGAGGCGCGGGACGCCGCCCTGGCGCGCATGACCGCCACCCAGCCGGACACCAACGCCTTCCTCACGGTGGCCCCCGCCCCCCTCCCCGCCGCCGCCCCGGACGCGTCCCCCCTGGCCGGGGTGCCCATGGCCTACAAGGACAACATCTGCACCAAGGGCCTCAGGACCACCTGCGCCTCCAGAATCCTGGGGGACTTCGTCCCGCCCTACGACGCCGCCGTGGTGGAGCGGCTCACCGCCGCCGGGGCCCTGTGCATGGGCAAGCTGAACATGGACGAATTCGCCATGGGCAGCACCTCCGAGACCTCCTGCTACGGCCCGGTGAAAAACCCCTGGGACATTTCCCGCGCGCCCGGCGGCTCCTCCGGCGGGGCGGCGGCGGCAGTGGCCTCCGGCGCGGTGTGGTACGCCGTCGGCTCCGACACCGGGGGCAGCATCCGCCAGCCCGCCGCCCACTGCGGCGTCACCGGCATGAAGCCCACCTACGGCGCCGTGTCCCGCTACGGCCTCATCGCCTACGCCTCCTCCCTGGACCAGCTGGGCCCCATCGCCCGCTCGGCCGCCGACTGCGCCGCCGTGCTGGACTGCATCACGGGGCGGGACCGGCGGGACTCCACC
It includes:
- a CDS encoding glyoxalase/bleomycin resistance/dioxygenase family protein; its protein translation is MALNLVGWNVVLDSNHADELSAFYEKLLGWTRFKGEEYTVLVNLKQTGTPTWITIQQADDYVPPVWPATLDTQQQMAHLDFHVQDVEEGVKYALSCGASISEYQYDDRWRVMIDPAGHPFCILPPIMPWM
- a CDS encoding uracil-DNA glycosylase; this encodes MKNWDELYAECMSCQKCALAETRHNVVFGEGARDAEVMFIGEGPGEQEDLSGRPFVGKGGKLLDDMLGIIDLDRSKIFIGNMVKCRPPQNRDPLNVEQEACIGYLRSQVALIKPKIIVCLGRIAAMKLIREDFKITKEHGQWVEKAGVQMTAMYHPAALLRNPGWRPAAFEDLRSLEAKIKEICVHTY
- the aspS2 gene encoding aspartate--tRNA(Asp/Asn) ligase, producing MEFRTAARAETGKIGGGLNNGPVTVHGMVHALRDMGGFAFLTLRQRDGTLQCVCPGGMDLDGACEECAVELEGVMRREGRAPGGYELEARGIRVLSRPAAPLPVPVSKHRLNLNLDTELGLRSVALRNLRRRAVFRLQAGLCWAFRDYLQAREFTEIHTPKIVRAGAEGGSNIFRLDYFGRRAYLAQSPQFYKQTMVGVYERVFEAAPVFRAEKHATVRHLNEYTSLDLELGFIDSFYDLIDLETGFLQYAMSLLGREYAAELALLDVTLPRVERIPCVRFDEAKRLAAEAYGRPIRDPCDLEPEEEHNIGRYAKEAWDSDFVFVTHYPGRKRPFYAMDDPDDPRYTLSFDLLFRGMEVTTGGQRIHDYQAQVEKLRARGMDPADFESYLMIHKYGMPPHGGLGIGLERLTMGLCGLENIRQASLFPRDRSRLEP
- the gatC gene encoding aspartyl/glutamyl-tRNA(Asn/Gln) amidotransferase subunit C, with the protein product MKITKDMVDYISALARLSLPEEEKARVAGELERIVDYMDVLNTLDTEGVEPMSHVFPLKNVTRPDTAEPSTDRALLLQNAPVPDEAAFLVPKAVE